A single region of the Methanofastidiosum sp. genome encodes:
- a CDS encoding LysR family transcriptional regulator, translating to MIDTMEHIPKFKMWLEDKEKRYILGKGTADLLLKIKELKSISEAANYYNISYAHAWRKIRAIERSSGQEIISKTRGGKGGGHSELTPFGEKILSEYLKTKETLEKCIEKL from the coding sequence TTGATTGATACTATGGAACATATACCTAAATTTAAAATGTGGCTTGAAGACAAGGAAAAGAGATATATTTTGGGAAAAGGCACTGCAGATCTTTTGCTTAAAATAAAAGAGTTAAAATCTATCTCAGAAGCTGCAAACTATTACAATATTTCATATGCACATGCTTGGAGAAAAATAAGAGCAATTGAAAGAAGCTCTGGCCAGGAAATTATCTCTAAAACAAGAGGGGGAAAAGGTGGCGGGCATTCAGAGTTAACACCTTTTGGAGAAAAGATTCTATCCGAATACCTTAAAACAAAAGAGACTCTTGAAAAATGCATTGAGAAGTTATAG
- a CDS encoding ABC transporter ATP-binding protein, with translation MEKVKVEVNNISKSFSKSEDGKPLPVVDNISFKVNDGEFLCIVGSSGCGKTTILRIIAGLQYADKGEVLLDGKKVESTSSKKGMVFQEFALFPWRTVQKNVEFGLEYKGLPPEEREKLSKKFISMVGLSGYENSYPHQLSGGMKQRVAIARALVNDPDVLLMDEPFGALDAQTRNILQDELLRIWTETKKTIIFITHNVDEAVYLGDRVLVLTKRPAKIKKEFKVPLSRRRKRTNIEFVMLRKEILDELMEEINIQSLPST, from the coding sequence ATGGAAAAGGTTAAGGTTGAGGTAAATAATATTTCAAAGAGCTTTTCTAAGTCTGAAGATGGAAAACCTCTGCCTGTAGTTGACAACATTAGCTTTAAAGTTAATGACGGAGAGTTTCTTTGCATAGTTGGGTCTTCAGGATGTGGCAAAACTACTATTTTAAGGATTATAGCCGGTCTGCAGTATGCAGATAAAGGTGAAGTATTACTAGATGGGAAAAAAGTTGAATCTACATCTTCAAAGAAAGGAATGGTCTTTCAGGAATTTGCATTGTTTCCTTGGAGGACTGTTCAGAAAAATGTTGAATTTGGACTAGAGTATAAGGGTCTGCCTCCTGAAGAGAGAGAAAAATTATCAAAAAAATTCATTTCAATGGTTGGATTAAGTGGATATGAGAATAGCTATCCCCATCAGCTATCAGGAGGAATGAAGCAAAGAGTTGCGATAGCAAGAGCTCTAGTAAACGACCCTGATGTTTTGTTGATGGACGAACCATTTGGGGCATTAGATGCGCAAACAAGAAATATCCTTCAAGATGAATTATTAAGAATATGGACAGAAACAAAAAAGACAATTATCTTTATTACACATAATGTTGACGAAGCTGTTTATCTTGGAGACAGAGTACTAGTTTTGACCAAAAGGCCTGCAAAGATTAAAAAAGAATTTAAGGTCCCACTTTCCAGAAGAAGAAAAAGAACTAATATAGAATTCGTAATGCTTAGGAAAGAGATTTTGGATGAATTAATGGAAGAAATTAATATACAGTCCCTTCCATCCACTTGA
- the mobB gene encoding molybdopterin-guanine dinucleotide biosynthesis protein B yields the protein MKIVGVYGFKKSGKTTVVTSIINALVKKGYSVSSAKSIHIEDFSLEREGTDTFKHHASGADRVGLVYPKGKAILYYDQDDEEILNNFESDYLILEGFREYKCPKILCARDEEDIINDLRDEVFCISGIISNEISEYKGMPVINYEQVEKIIEIIENL from the coding sequence ATGAAAATAGTTGGGGTTTATGGTTTTAAGAAGTCTGGAAAAACAACAGTTGTAACTTCAATTATCAATGCCCTAGTAAAAAAAGGTTACTCCGTTTCCTCAGCAAAAAGCATCCATATAGAGGATTTCTCTCTAGAAAGGGAAGGAACAGACACATTCAAACATCATGCTTCCGGTGCAGATAGGGTCGGCTTAGTTTATCCAAAAGGCAAGGCAATACTATATTATGATCAAGATGATGAAGAAATTCTAAATAATTTTGAATCAGACTACCTTATTCTTGAAGGGTTTAGGGAGTATAAATGCCCAAAAATCCTCTGTGCTAGAGATGAAGAAGACATTATTAATGATTTAAGGGATGAAGTTTTTTGTATATCTGGCATAATCTCAAATGAGATATCCGAATACAAGGGGATGCCAGTAATTAACTATGAACAAGTTGAAAAAATAATAGAAATAATTGAGAATCTATAA